From Neofelis nebulosa isolate mNeoNeb1 chromosome X, mNeoNeb1.pri, whole genome shotgun sequence:
CAGGTGAGACCAGAACCTCCATTTCAGGGGCTTTCTCTAGAATCCGTCGCTGTGGTTACCTCCAGTAGAATCTGTTTCAGGAAGAGGTCTGACCAAACCGGACAGCGGTGCCATTCATCACTGCAGGAGGGCAGAATCCGGGGCTGGGGGGCCACACGTCgagaggggaggggccagggggCGGCCCCCTTGTGACCAGCCCTGAGAAGAGGTCAGGAGAGAACGTTGGTTGAGGAGCGCCTGTACAGCAGCAGCTGCTGACGTTCTGTATCACGCGCCTGTGGCCCAAGGTAACCCAGACCTATAAGCAAACAGCGGAGCCGGGGGCGTTGCGGGGACGAaggcgggaaggggcagagatctTGGGGGTCAAACACTGAAGACAGGGGCGGTGAACGCGTGGAGGGCGTGAGACAGTCCGAATTCTCGGAGGAATAGGGAATGAAGGTGCTGAAGCAAGAAACGAGGTGTGAGAAGGAACACAAGTGCGAAAAGAGCGTGAGAGGGCGCAAGAGTTTGGCTGACCAAAAGACAATGCCCTTGGAGGTAGCGGCAAGGGTGGAACATACCCAGTCCCAGCAGCATAGGTAAGATGGGAGGAGCTCCAttccagggaggaggaggacactTTCTTTCCCTGAGCCCATTTTCCATAGGTGGTCCCCTTTTAGcaatttttaaggtaaattttGACCCCAGTGTGTTtttagaataaaaggaaagaacgTCAGAGGAAGCTATGCCAAAGTGAGGCTGCGCAAAGCGCAGGAAAGTCAGTTAGAGGGTGGcgccttttttaaaagaagattccaTCTCCACCCTAAAGCTCAGGCCGTACCACACCCCACCTCCAcgttttcctccctctgtcctcctccctttcccccaccccagccccccactcccaGCACGATCGGATCGCTTTTAAACCAGGTAACTGCTTCTGTCTCCTCAGCAGCTCCGGGAGCCCCTGAGCAGAGGGGGTGGAGCCCGCATTGGTCTCTGGCTGAACTCATGGTGGGAGGGGTCCTGAGGGTGCTAATGGCGCACCGCCGCCATGATACTGGCTAGATCATTCACAGAAATCCCTGTCTTATTCCATCTACAGTCGCAGCTCCATTCCAGACCTTTCTTCTCAGGCCGGGCGGTGAGTTGATGGCCCAAGTTCGGGAAACTTCCTTGTCTTCCAGCTCTTTGGTCCGCTAGAGCTCGGGCGGTGGGGGAGGAGCCTCGCCCGAGGAGGTGGCTGAAAAGGCggggaaaatggaaaaggaggCGGTGGGGGAGGCAAAGATGTGTTCAGGCCAGGGAGCTGAGGAGGTGAAGCTGGAGCCTTTACAAGAGCGTAAGCCTGCTTCGGAGGAGAACTTGACGTGGAGTGACAGCGGCGGCGATAAGGAGGTGCTCCCTTCAATCCCACCTCGCTGTTACAGCAGCTCTTCGCCCCTTTGCCCGCGCCGCAAGCCCCGCCCTCGGCCCCAGCCCCGGGCCGGGGCCCGAGCCCTGCCCGGGCCCTcggccccaccccagcctccagcccctcagCTTCTGACCCGGCCCCAGTCCTGGCGCAGATCGCGGCGTAGATCCCGGCCTGGGTCTAGGCCCCAGATGCTGCAAAGCTGTTCTCCTGACCTAGGTGGCTCTGCGGATCGAGGTGGCTTAGGGGACTGGTTGCTGGAGGTGGAGTTTGATCAGGGTCCTACAGGCTGCTCTCATGTGGAGAGCTTTAAAGTGGCTAAGAACTGGAGGAAGAACCTGCGGTTGATCTACCATCGTTTCGTTTGGAGTGGGACCCCAGAAACTAGGAAACGTAAGGCAAAGTCATGCTTCTGTCATGTATGTAGTACCCATATGAACAGACTCCACTCTTGTCTCTCCTGTGTCTTTTTTGGCTGCTTTACTGAGAAACATATTCACAAACATGCAGAAACAAAACAGCATAATTTAGCTGTAGACCTCTATCATGGGGTTATATATTGCTTTATGTGTAAGGATTATGTATATGACAAAGACATAGAACAGATtgccaaagaaacaaaagagaaaattctgaaattacGAACTTCCATCTCAACAGATGTTTCTCAACAGCAGTGTATGACATCAGGTGTTGAAGAGAAACATTCAACCTGTGAGTCAAAGGAACAGGAGCCAAAATTGGTGAAAcccaagaaaaagaggaggaaaaagtcaGTCTGTACTGTAGGCCTGAGAGGGCTAATCAATCTTGGGAACACGTGCTTTATGAATTGTATTGTCCAGGCACTTACCCATATTCCTTTATtgaaagatttctttctctctgacaaGCATAAATGTGTAATGACAAGCCCCAGCTTGTGTCTTGTCTGtgaaatgtcttctctttttcatgCAATGTACTCTGGGAGCCGAACTCCTCACATTCCTTATAAGTTATTGCATCTAATATGGATTCATGCAGAACACTTAGCAGGATATAGGCAGCAGGATGCCCATGAGTTCCTTATCGCAATATTAGATGTGCTGCATAGACACAGCAAAGATGATAGTGTTGGGCAGGAGGCCAATAACCCCAACTGCTGTAACTGCATCATAGACCAAATCTTTACAGGTGGCTTGCAGTCAGATGTCACATGTCAAGCTTGCCATAGTGTCTCTACCACAATAGACCCATGCTGGGACATCAGTTTGGACTTGCCTGGATCTTGTGCCACATTCAGTTCCCAGAGTCCAGAGGGAGCTGACAGCACAGTGAGTAGGGATGACCACATACCAGGTATTCCCTCACTCACAGATTGCCTACAGTGGTTTACAAGGCCAGAGTACCTAGGAAGCAATGCCAAAATCAAATGCAGTAGTTGCCAAAGCTATCAGGAATCTACCAAACAACTCACGATGAAGAAATTACCTATCGTGGCCTGTTTTCATCTCAAGCGATTTGAACATGTAGGTAAACAGAGGCAAAAGATTAATACT
This genomic window contains:
- the USP51 gene encoding ubiquitin carboxyl-terminal hydrolase 51 isoform X1, which codes for MEKEAVGEAKMCSGQGAEEVKLEPLQERKPASEENLTWSDSGGDKEVLPSIPPRCYSSSSPLCPRRKPRPRPQPRAGARALPGPSAPPQPPAPQLLTRPQSWRRSRRRSRPGSRPQMLQSCSPDLGGSADRGGLGDWLLEVEFDQGPTGCSHVESFKVAKNWRKNLRLIYHRFVWSGTPETRKHVSQQQCMTSGVEEKHSTCESKEQEPKLVKPKKKRRKKSVCTVGLRGLINLGNTCFMNCIVQALTHIPLLKDFFLSDKHKCVMTSPSLCLVCEMSSLFHAMYSGSRTPHIPYKLLHLIWIHAEHLAGYRQQDAHEFLIAILDVLHRHSKDDSVGQEANNPNCCNCIIDQIFTGGLQSDVTCQACHSVSTTIDPCWDISLDLPGSCATFSSQSPEGADSTVSRDDHIPGIPSLTDCLQWFTRPEYLGSNAKIKCSSCQSYQESTKQLTMKKLPIVACFHLKRFEHVGKQRQKINTFISFPLELDMTPFLASTKDSRMKEDQPPTDCTPNENKYSLFAVINHHGTLESGHYTSFIRQQKDQWFSCDDAIITKATIEDLLYSEGYLLFYHKQGLEKE
- the USP51 gene encoding ubiquitin carboxyl-terminal hydrolase 51 isoform X3: MEKEAVGEAKMCSGQGAEEVKLEPLQERKPASEENLTWSDSGGDKEVLPSIPPRCYSSSSPLCPRRKPRPRPQPRAGARALPGPSAPPQPPAPQLLTRPQSWRRSRRRSRPGSRPQMLQSCSPDLGGSADRGGLGDWLLEVEFDQGPTGCSHVESFKVAKNWRKNLRLIYHRFVWSGTPETRKRGLQSDVTCQACHSVSTTIDPCWDISLDLPGSCATFSSQSPEGADSTVSRDDHIPGIPSLTDCLQWFTRPEYLGSNAKIKCSSCQSYQESTKQLTMKKLPIVACFHLKRFEHVGKQRQKINTFISFPLELDMTPFLASTKDSRMKEDQPPTDCTPNENKYSLFAVINHHGTLESGHYTSFIRQQKDQWFSCDDAIITKATIEDLLYSEGYLLFYHKQGLEKE
- the USP51 gene encoding ubiquitin carboxyl-terminal hydrolase 51 isoform X2, translating into MNRLHSCLSCVFFGCFTEKHIHKHAETKQHNLAVDLYHGVIYCFMCKDYVYDKDIEQIAKETKEKILKLRTSISTDVSQQQCMTSGVEEKHSTCESKEQEPKLVKPKKKRRKKSVCTVGLRGLINLGNTCFMNCIVQALTHIPLLKDFFLSDKHKCVMTSPSLCLVCEMSSLFHAMYSGSRTPHIPYKLLHLIWIHAEHLAGYRQQDAHEFLIAILDVLHRHSKDDSVGQEANNPNCCNCIIDQIFTGGLQSDVTCQACHSVSTTIDPCWDISLDLPGSCATFSSQSPEGADSTVSRDDHIPGIPSLTDCLQWFTRPEYLGSNAKIKCSSCQSYQESTKQLTMKKLPIVACFHLKRFEHVGKQRQKINTFISFPLELDMTPFLASTKDSRMKEDQPPTDCTPNENKYSLFAVINHHGTLESGHYTSFIRQQKDQWFSCDDAIITKATIEDLLYSEGYLLFYHKQGLEKE